The proteins below are encoded in one region of Drosophila santomea strain STO CAGO 1482 chromosome 2R, Prin_Dsan_1.1, whole genome shotgun sequence:
- the LOC120446677 gene encoding trypsin alpha-3: protein MSLRLGFCLLGLLGLVIHSDSASISPHIVGGDQADIADYPYQVSVRLETYMLLHICGGSLYAPKVVITAAHCIKGRYASYIRIVAGQNSIADLEEQGVKVSKLIPHAGYNKKTYVNDIGLIITREPLEYSALVQPIAVALEAPPSGAHAVVSGWGKRTEEDEALPAMLRAVELEIVEKSTCGAQYLTKDYTVTDEMLCAGYLEGGKDTCNGDSGGPLVVDGVLVGVVSWGVGCGREGFPGVYTSVNSHIDWIEEQAEVYL from the coding sequence ATGTCGCTGCGGTTGGGCTTTTGTCTTTTGGGTCTACTTGGCCTGGTAATCCACTCGGATTCCGCCTCCATAAGCCCCCACATTGTGGGTGGCGATCAGGCGGACATCGCCGACTATCCGTACCAGGTGTCCGTTCGCCTGGAGACCTACATGCTGCTCCACATCTGCGGTGGCAGCCTCTACGCACCCAAGGTGGTCATCACCGCCGCCCACTGCATCAAGGGACGCTATGCCTCGTACATTCGGATTGTGGCTGGTCAGAACTCCATTGCCGATCTGGAGGAGCAGGGCGTGAAGGTCAGCAAGCTGATCCCCCATGCCGGCTACAATAAGAAGACATATGTGAATGACATCGGTTTGATCATCACTCGCGAGCCCTTGGAGTACTCCGCCCTGGTGCAACCCATTGCTGTCGCCCTGGAGGCTCCGCCTTCGGGTGCTCATGCCGTCGTCAGTGGTTGGGGCAAACGCACCGAGGAGGATGAGGCGCTGCCCGCCATGCTGCGCGCCGTTGAGCTAGAGATCGTCGAGAAGAGCACTTGTGGAGCACAGTATCTGACCAAGGACTACACGGTGACCGATGAGATGCTCTGCGCCGGCTATCTGGAGGGCGGCAAGGACACCTGCAACGGTGATTCCGGTGGACCCTTGGTCGTGGACGGAGTCCTGGTGGGTGTGGTGTCCTGGGGCGTGGGCTGTGGCAGGGAAGGATTCCCGGGTGTGTACACCAGCGTCAATTCCCACATCGATTggatcgaggagcaggcggaggTCTATCTCTAA
- the LOC120444460 gene encoding myeloid leukemia factor isoform X1 — protein MSLFGALMGDFDDDLGLMNNHMNHTMNAMNMQMRSMNRLMNSFMPDPFMQVSPFDQGFQQNALMERPQMPAMPAMGLFGMPMMPNFNRLLNADIGANSGASFCQSTVMTMSSGPDGRPQIYQASTSTKTGPGGVRETRKTVQDSRTGLKKMAIGHHIGERAHIIEKEQDMRSGQLEERQEFINLEEEEAEQFDREFTSRASRGAVQSGHRGGGMQAIMPARPAAHTSTLTIEPVEDDDEDDDCVIQEQPPVRSSAGRHYSTAPTAPQNSGNIATAAAAPTSSPAIYDTSNGNNNNYVSSRRSYLRNGHGLATPRRPLRTPPSSPLATVSTSPSIHPHPYAAHPRRQQRAVKHHHTEDEAASSSKAGKRGKKQ, from the exons ATGTCTTTATTCGGAGCGTTGATGGGCGATTTCGACGACGATCTTGGCCTAATGAA CAACCACATGAACCACACTATGAACGCGATGAACATGCAGATGCGCTCGATGAACCGCCTGATGAACAGCTTCATGCCCGATCCCTTTATGCAGGTCTCACCATTCGATCAGGGATTCCAGCAGAACGCCCTCATGGAGCGTCCGCAGATGCCGGCCATGCCAGCCATGGGACTCTTCGGCATGCCCATGATGCCAAACTTCAATCGCCTGTTGAACGCTG ATATTGGGGCCAATTCAGGCGCATCCTTCTGCCAGAGCACCGTGATGACCATGTCCTCGGGTCCCGATGGGCGTCCTCAGATCTACCAGGCCAGCACTAGTACCAAAACAGGACCGGGAGGCGTTCGTGAGACCCGCAAGACGGTGCAAGACTCGCGCACTGGACTGAAGAAGATGGCCATTGGTCACCACATTGGCGAACGAGCTCACATTATTGAGAAGGAGCAGGACATGCGTTCGGGACAACTGGAGGAGCGGCAGGAATTCATCAatctggaggaggaggaagccGAACAGTTTGACAGGGAGTTTACCTCACGCGCTTCACGCGGCGCTGTGCAGTCAGGACATCGTGGTGGTGGGATGCAGGCCATCATGCCCGCCCGTCCAGCGGCTCACACCTCGACGTTGACCATTGAACCGGTggaggacgacgacgaagaTGATGACTGTGTGATCCAGGAGCAGCCGCCGGTGCGCTCCTCCGCGGGCCGCCATTATTCCACTGCGCCAACGGCACCGCAGAACAG TGGCAAcattgcaacagcagcagcagcaccaacatCCTCGCCAGCAATCTACGATACAAGCAACGGAAACAACAATAACTACGTGAGCTCTCGTCGTTCGTATCTGCGTAATGGGCATGGCCTGGCCACGCCGCGCCGCCCACTAAGGACACCCCCATCCTCGCCGCTGGCCACGGTGTCCACTTCTCCAAG CATACATCCACATCCCTATGCCGCCCATCCGAGGCGCCAACAGCGCGCGGTAAAGCATCACCACACGGAGGACGAAGCGGCCAGCTCCTCCAAGGCGGGCAAGCGCGGCAAGAAGCAGTAG
- the LOC120444460 gene encoding myeloid leukemia factor isoform X3 gives MSLFGALMGDFDDDLGLMNNHMNHTMNAMNMQMRSMNRLMNSFMPDPFMQVSPFDQGFQQNALMERPQMPAMPAMGLFGMPMMPNFNRLLNADIGANSGASFCQSTVMTMSSGPDGRPQIYQASTSTKTGPGGVRETRKTVQDSRTGLKKMAIGHHIGERAHIIEKEQDMRSGQLEERQEFINLEEEEAEQFDREFTSRASRGAVQSGHRGGGMQAIMPARPAAHTSTLTIEPVEDDDEDDDCVIQEQPPVRSSAGRHYSTAPTAPQNSIHPHPYAAHPRRQQRAVKHHHTEDEAASSSKAGKRGKKQ, from the exons ATGTCTTTATTCGGAGCGTTGATGGGCGATTTCGACGACGATCTTGGCCTAATGAA CAACCACATGAACCACACTATGAACGCGATGAACATGCAGATGCGCTCGATGAACCGCCTGATGAACAGCTTCATGCCCGATCCCTTTATGCAGGTCTCACCATTCGATCAGGGATTCCAGCAGAACGCCCTCATGGAGCGTCCGCAGATGCCGGCCATGCCAGCCATGGGACTCTTCGGCATGCCCATGATGCCAAACTTCAATCGCCTGTTGAACGCTG ATATTGGGGCCAATTCAGGCGCATCCTTCTGCCAGAGCACCGTGATGACCATGTCCTCGGGTCCCGATGGGCGTCCTCAGATCTACCAGGCCAGCACTAGTACCAAAACAGGACCGGGAGGCGTTCGTGAGACCCGCAAGACGGTGCAAGACTCGCGCACTGGACTGAAGAAGATGGCCATTGGTCACCACATTGGCGAACGAGCTCACATTATTGAGAAGGAGCAGGACATGCGTTCGGGACAACTGGAGGAGCGGCAGGAATTCATCAatctggaggaggaggaagccGAACAGTTTGACAGGGAGTTTACCTCACGCGCTTCACGCGGCGCTGTGCAGTCAGGACATCGTGGTGGTGGGATGCAGGCCATCATGCCCGCCCGTCCAGCGGCTCACACCTCGACGTTGACCATTGAACCGGTggaggacgacgacgaagaTGATGACTGTGTGATCCAGGAGCAGCCGCCGGTGCGCTCCTCCGCGGGCCGCCATTATTCCACTGCGCCAACGGCACCGCAGAACAG CATACATCCACATCCCTATGCCGCCCATCCGAGGCGCCAACAGCGCGCGGTAAAGCATCACCACACGGAGGACGAAGCGGCCAGCTCCTCCAAGGCGGGCAAGCGCGGCAAGAAGCAGTAG
- the LOC120444460 gene encoding myeloid leukemia factor isoform X2, translating to MKRKRKNKSTSDRTQMEPHNHMNHTMNAMNMQMRSMNRLMNSFMPDPFMQVSPFDQGFQQNALMERPQMPAMPAMGLFGMPMMPNFNRLLNADIGANSGASFCQSTVMTMSSGPDGRPQIYQASTSTKTGPGGVRETRKTVQDSRTGLKKMAIGHHIGERAHIIEKEQDMRSGQLEERQEFINLEEEEAEQFDREFTSRASRGAVQSGHRGGGMQAIMPARPAAHTSTLTIEPVEDDDEDDDCVIQEQPPVRSSAGRHYSTAPTAPQNSGNIATAAAAPTSSPAIYDTSNGNNNNYVSSRRSYLRNGHGLATPRRPLRTPPSSPLATVSTSPSIHPHPYAAHPRRQQRAVKHHHTEDEAASSSKAGKRGKKQ from the exons ATGAAACGAAAACGTAAAAACAAATCAACCAGTGACCGTACACAAATGGAGCCCCA CAACCACATGAACCACACTATGAACGCGATGAACATGCAGATGCGCTCGATGAACCGCCTGATGAACAGCTTCATGCCCGATCCCTTTATGCAGGTCTCACCATTCGATCAGGGATTCCAGCAGAACGCCCTCATGGAGCGTCCGCAGATGCCGGCCATGCCAGCCATGGGACTCTTCGGCATGCCCATGATGCCAAACTTCAATCGCCTGTTGAACGCTG ATATTGGGGCCAATTCAGGCGCATCCTTCTGCCAGAGCACCGTGATGACCATGTCCTCGGGTCCCGATGGGCGTCCTCAGATCTACCAGGCCAGCACTAGTACCAAAACAGGACCGGGAGGCGTTCGTGAGACCCGCAAGACGGTGCAAGACTCGCGCACTGGACTGAAGAAGATGGCCATTGGTCACCACATTGGCGAACGAGCTCACATTATTGAGAAGGAGCAGGACATGCGTTCGGGACAACTGGAGGAGCGGCAGGAATTCATCAatctggaggaggaggaagccGAACAGTTTGACAGGGAGTTTACCTCACGCGCTTCACGCGGCGCTGTGCAGTCAGGACATCGTGGTGGTGGGATGCAGGCCATCATGCCCGCCCGTCCAGCGGCTCACACCTCGACGTTGACCATTGAACCGGTggaggacgacgacgaagaTGATGACTGTGTGATCCAGGAGCAGCCGCCGGTGCGCTCCTCCGCGGGCCGCCATTATTCCACTGCGCCAACGGCACCGCAGAACAG TGGCAAcattgcaacagcagcagcagcaccaacatCCTCGCCAGCAATCTACGATACAAGCAACGGAAACAACAATAACTACGTGAGCTCTCGTCGTTCGTATCTGCGTAATGGGCATGGCCTGGCCACGCCGCGCCGCCCACTAAGGACACCCCCATCCTCGCCGCTGGCCACGGTGTCCACTTCTCCAAG CATACATCCACATCCCTATGCCGCCCATCCGAGGCGCCAACAGCGCGCGGTAAAGCATCACCACACGGAGGACGAAGCGGCCAGCTCCTCCAAGGCGGGCAAGCGCGGCAAGAAGCAGTAG
- the LOC120444460 gene encoding myeloid leukemia factor isoform X4: MKRKRKNKSTSDRTQMEPHNHMNHTMNAMNMQMRSMNRLMNSFMPDPFMQVSPFDQGFQQNALMERPQMPAMPAMGLFGMPMMPNFNRLLNADIGANSGASFCQSTVMTMSSGPDGRPQIYQASTSTKTGPGGVRETRKTVQDSRTGLKKMAIGHHIGERAHIIEKEQDMRSGQLEERQEFINLEEEEAEQFDREFTSRASRGAVQSGHRGGGMQAIMPARPAAHTSTLTIEPVEDDDEDDDCVIQEQPPVRSSAGRHYSTAPTAPQNSIHPHPYAAHPRRQQRAVKHHHTEDEAASSSKAGKRGKKQ; encoded by the exons ATGAAACGAAAACGTAAAAACAAATCAACCAGTGACCGTACACAAATGGAGCCCCA CAACCACATGAACCACACTATGAACGCGATGAACATGCAGATGCGCTCGATGAACCGCCTGATGAACAGCTTCATGCCCGATCCCTTTATGCAGGTCTCACCATTCGATCAGGGATTCCAGCAGAACGCCCTCATGGAGCGTCCGCAGATGCCGGCCATGCCAGCCATGGGACTCTTCGGCATGCCCATGATGCCAAACTTCAATCGCCTGTTGAACGCTG ATATTGGGGCCAATTCAGGCGCATCCTTCTGCCAGAGCACCGTGATGACCATGTCCTCGGGTCCCGATGGGCGTCCTCAGATCTACCAGGCCAGCACTAGTACCAAAACAGGACCGGGAGGCGTTCGTGAGACCCGCAAGACGGTGCAAGACTCGCGCACTGGACTGAAGAAGATGGCCATTGGTCACCACATTGGCGAACGAGCTCACATTATTGAGAAGGAGCAGGACATGCGTTCGGGACAACTGGAGGAGCGGCAGGAATTCATCAatctggaggaggaggaagccGAACAGTTTGACAGGGAGTTTACCTCACGCGCTTCACGCGGCGCTGTGCAGTCAGGACATCGTGGTGGTGGGATGCAGGCCATCATGCCCGCCCGTCCAGCGGCTCACACCTCGACGTTGACCATTGAACCGGTggaggacgacgacgaagaTGATGACTGTGTGATCCAGGAGCAGCCGCCGGTGCGCTCCTCCGCGGGCCGCCATTATTCCACTGCGCCAACGGCACCGCAGAACAG CATACATCCACATCCCTATGCCGCCCATCCGAGGCGCCAACAGCGCGCGGTAAAGCATCACCACACGGAGGACGAAGCGGCCAGCTCCTCCAAGGCGGGCAAGCGCGGCAAGAAGCAGTAG
- the LOC120444462 gene encoding thioredoxin domain-containing protein 15 isoform X1, whose product MNQNLLFIFLLCAAHGQAELSGLQSALQYFGLFGTADSLGISRGQCHYSFWTFALLEERRMCAPDDEHILHLNQLPPVRKPPIMIKCLQREPENETATEPRLLIMRSAKEILNLLKPVGNATKRHEPGNCVVVHFCTATSLECARVAPVVNLLPHFFPTLPIAYVDAYEFGRLNAEIGIVSLPTLMIFHQGRPLIKYDPSWKDSEKRSFARFIMRHTNVKTVDPQAIDPAIVLRSETEPLSNKPIVETDYYLGLAWAFILACLANYLRQTVFWKQLVEMVQRNWRESEETQMEMVD is encoded by the exons ATGAACCAAAAtctcttgtttatatttt TGCTCTGCGCCGCGCACGGTCAGGCGGAACTCTCCGGACTACAAAGTGCCCTGCAGTATTTCGGACTATTTGGGACGGCGGATTCCTTGGGAATTTCCCGTGGCCAGTGCCATTATAGCTTCTGGACATTTGCCCTGCTGGAGGAGCGACGCATGTGTGCGCCGGATGATGAGCACATCCTGCACCTCAACCAGCTGCCTCCGGTGCGAAAGCCACCTATTATGATCAAGTGCCTGCAGCGGGAACCAGAAAATGAGACAGCAACCGAGCCGAGACTGCTTATAATGCGAAGTGCCAAGGAGATATTGAATCTGCTAAAGCCCGTGGGCAATGCCACCAAGCGCCACGAGCCGGGCAATTGTGTGGTTGTCCACTTTTGCACCGCAACCAGCTTGGAGTGCGCTCGTGTCGCTCCGGTGGTAAACCTGCTGCCCCACTTCTTTCCCACGCTGCCTATCGCCTATGTGGACGCCTATGAGTTTGGTCGCTTGAATGCCGAGATTGGTATCGTTTCGCTGCCGACATTGATGATATTCCACCAGGGCAGGCCGCTAATCAAATACGATCCATCATGGAAGGACTCGGAGAAGCGCAGCTTTGCCAGGTTCATTATGCGTCACACCAATGTGAAAACTGTTGATCCACAGGCCATTGATCCGGCCATCGTCCTTCGCTCAGAGACCGAGCCGCTGTCCAATAAACCCATTGTGGAGACGGATTACTATTTGGGCCTCGCCTGGGCCTTTATACTCGCCTGCCTTGCCAACTACCTGCGTCAGACGGTCTTCTGGAAGCAGCTGGTGGAGATGGTGCAGCGCAATTGGCGGGAATCGGAGGAGACGCAAATGGAGATGGTGGACTAG
- the LOC120444462 gene encoding thioredoxin domain-containing protein 15 isoform X2 — MKTRQVLCAAHGQAELSGLQSALQYFGLFGTADSLGISRGQCHYSFWTFALLEERRMCAPDDEHILHLNQLPPVRKPPIMIKCLQREPENETATEPRLLIMRSAKEILNLLKPVGNATKRHEPGNCVVVHFCTATSLECARVAPVVNLLPHFFPTLPIAYVDAYEFGRLNAEIGIVSLPTLMIFHQGRPLIKYDPSWKDSEKRSFARFIMRHTNVKTVDPQAIDPAIVLRSETEPLSNKPIVETDYYLGLAWAFILACLANYLRQTVFWKQLVEMVQRNWRESEETQMEMVD; from the exons atgaaaacaaggcaag TGCTCTGCGCCGCGCACGGTCAGGCGGAACTCTCCGGACTACAAAGTGCCCTGCAGTATTTCGGACTATTTGGGACGGCGGATTCCTTGGGAATTTCCCGTGGCCAGTGCCATTATAGCTTCTGGACATTTGCCCTGCTGGAGGAGCGACGCATGTGTGCGCCGGATGATGAGCACATCCTGCACCTCAACCAGCTGCCTCCGGTGCGAAAGCCACCTATTATGATCAAGTGCCTGCAGCGGGAACCAGAAAATGAGACAGCAACCGAGCCGAGACTGCTTATAATGCGAAGTGCCAAGGAGATATTGAATCTGCTAAAGCCCGTGGGCAATGCCACCAAGCGCCACGAGCCGGGCAATTGTGTGGTTGTCCACTTTTGCACCGCAACCAGCTTGGAGTGCGCTCGTGTCGCTCCGGTGGTAAACCTGCTGCCCCACTTCTTTCCCACGCTGCCTATCGCCTATGTGGACGCCTATGAGTTTGGTCGCTTGAATGCCGAGATTGGTATCGTTTCGCTGCCGACATTGATGATATTCCACCAGGGCAGGCCGCTAATCAAATACGATCCATCATGGAAGGACTCGGAGAAGCGCAGCTTTGCCAGGTTCATTATGCGTCACACCAATGTGAAAACTGTTGATCCACAGGCCATTGATCCGGCCATCGTCCTTCGCTCAGAGACCGAGCCGCTGTCCAATAAACCCATTGTGGAGACGGATTACTATTTGGGCCTCGCCTGGGCCTTTATACTCGCCTGCCTTGCCAACTACCTGCGTCAGACGGTCTTCTGGAAGCAGCTGGTGGAGATGGTGCAGCGCAATTGGCGGGAATCGGAGGAGACGCAAATGGAGATGGTGGACTAG
- the LOC120444459 gene encoding death-associated inhibitor of apoptosis 2, whose amino-acid sequence MTEQHMELESVRLGTFGEWPLNAPVSAEDLVANGFFATGNWLEAECHFCHVRIDRWEYGDQVPERHRRSSPICSMVLAPNHCGNVPRSQESDKEGNSVVDSPESCACPDLLLEANRLETFKDWPNPNITPQALAKAGFYYLNRLDHVKCVWCNGVIAKWEKNDNAFDEHKRFFPQCPRVQMGPLIEFATGKNLDELGIQPTTLPLRPKYACVDARMRTFSDWPITNIQPASALAQAGLYYQKIGDQVRCFHCNIGLRSWQKEDEPWFEHAKWSPKCQFVLLAKGPAYVSEVLATTAANASSPPATAPAPSLQADVLMDEAPAKEALALGIDGGVVRNAIQRKLLSSGCAFATLDELLHAIFDEAGAEAALEVREPPEPSAPFLEPCQATTSKAASVPVAVADSIPAKPQAAPVANISNITDDLQKMSVATPNGNLSLEEENRQLKDARLCKVCLDEEVGVVFLPCGHLATCNQCAPSVANCPMCRADIKGFVRTFLS is encoded by the exons ATGACGGAGCAGCACATGGAGCTGGAGAGCGTTCGCCTGGGGACGTTTGGGGAATGGCCCCTGAATGCCCCCGTTTCCGCGGAGGATCTGGTGGCCAATGGTTTCTTTGCCACGGGTAACTGGCTGGAGGCCGAGTGCCACTTCTGCCACGTGCGCATCGACCGCTGGGAGTACGGCGATCAGGTGCCGGAGCGCCATCGCCGTTCCTCGCCCATTTGCTCCATGGTTCTGGCTCCGAATCACTGCGGCAATGTGCCGAGGAGTCAGGAGAGCGACAAGGAGGGCAACAGCGTGGTGGACAGCCCGGAGTCTTGCGCTTGTCCCGATCTCTTGTTGGAGGCCAATCGCTTGGAAACCTTCAAGGACTGGCCG AATCCCAACATCACGCCGCAGGCTCTGGCGAAGGCTGGTTTCTACTACCTTAACCGCCTAGATCACGTGAAGTGCGTTTGGTGCAACGGAGTTATTGCAAAATGGGAGAAGAACGACAACGCCTTCGACGAGCACAAGCGCTTCTTCCCACAGTGTCCTCGTGTTCAAATGGGTCCACTTATAGAGTTTGCCACCGGAAAGAACCTGGATGAGCTGGGCATCCAGCCCACCACCCTGCCACTGCGTCCAAAGTACGCCTGTGTGGACGCTAGAATGCGAACCTTCTCCGATTGGCCCATTACCAATATTCAGCCCGCTTCTGCTTTGGCCCAGGCTGGCTTATATTATCAGAAAATAGGCGACCAAGTGCGCTGCTTCCACTGCAACATTGGATTGCGCTCGTGGCAGAAGGAGGATGAGCCGTGGTTCGAGCACGCCAAGTGGTCGCCAAAGTGCCAGTTCGTTCTGCTGGCCAAGGGTCCAGCATATGTGAGCGAAGTGCTCGCGACAACGGCTGCCAACGCCAGTTCCCCGCCAGCCACTGCTCCAGCCCCATCGCTCCAGGCAGACGTACTGATGGACGAAGCGCCGGCTAAGGAGGCCCTAGCCTTGGGCATCGATGGAGGAGTTGTGCGCAATGCCATTCAGCGCAAGCTATTGAGTTCCGGCTGCGCCTTCGCCACGTTGGACGAACTATTGCATGCCATTTTCGACGAAGCAGGCGCAGAAGCTGCACTGGAGGTGCGTGAGCCCCCCGAGCCAAGTGCTCCTTTCCTTGAACCATGTCAGGCCACCACTAGCAAGGCGGCATCTGTGCCAGTAGCGGTGGCCGATTCCATCCCAGCCAAACCACAGGCAGCTCCCGTTGCGAATATTTCAAATATCACTGACGATCTACAAAAGATGTCGGTGGCCACACCGAACGGAAATCTCTCACTAGAGGAAGAAAACCGCCAGCTTAAGGATGCACGTCTGTGCAAGGTGTGCTTGGACGAGGAGGTTGGCGTGGTGTTCCTGCCCTGTGGGCATTTGG CCACCTGCAACCAATGCGCCCCCAGTGTGGCCAATTGTCCCATGTGCCGCGCAGACATCAAGGGATTCGTGCGCACGTTCCTTTCGTGA